One Neodiprion pinetum isolate iyNeoPine1 chromosome 1, iyNeoPine1.2, whole genome shotgun sequence genomic window carries:
- the Sod2 gene encoding superoxide dismutase 2: protein MFAARRAFVTGALSAKNVARQKHTLPELPYDYRALEPVICAEIMELHHSKHHATYVNNLNIAEEKLKEAVSKGDVNTEIALAPAIKFNGGGHLNHSIFWNNLSPNGGKPDGALLKQIEKDFSSLEELKKRLSEATVAVQGSGWGWLGYNAKDKRLQIAACANQDPLQATTGLVPLFGIDVWEHAYYLQYKNVRPEYVKAIWDIANWNDINDRFKKAAGC from the exons ATGTTTGCTGCAAGACGTGCCTTCGTGACAGGGGCTCT gagCGCCAAGAATGTTGCCAGGCAAAAGCACACTCTGCCTGAGTTGCCCTACGACTACAGGGCACTGGAACCAGTCATTTGTGCAGAAATTATGGAGCTTCATCACAGTAAACATCATGCAACGTATGTAAACAATTTGAACATTGCTgaggaaaaattgaaggaagCTGTGAGTAAGGGTGACGTCAATACCGAGATTGCATTGGCACCTGCGATTAAGTTCAATGGCGGTGGACATTTGAATCATTCCATCTTTTGGAACAATTTGTCGCCCAATGGTGGGAAACCAGATG GTgctctcctcaagcaaattgaAAAGGATTTCTCCAGTCTGGAAGAACTGAAGAAACGACTTTCGGAGGCCACTGTCGCCGTTCAAGGTTCTGGCTGGGGCTGGCTTGGGTACAACGCTAAAGATAAAAGGTTGCAGATTGCAGCCTGCGCTAATCAAGATCCTCTGCAAGCCACAACAGGACTTGTGCCACTGTTTGGTATCGATGTTTGGGAACACGCATATTATCTCCAGTACAAGAATGTCAGACCAGAGTATGTCAAGGCGATATGGGACATTGCAAATTGGAATGATATCAATGACCGCTTCAAGAAAGCAGCTGGATGTTAG
- the LOC124210620 gene encoding uncharacterized protein isoform X2: protein MDKSGAVSISNRNSAQRKFFQWICIKPDAPELACFLQAIGFRLREFERQEDNNGNNGTKNDTLKIIIECGSSKMRAVMELEDVRCQCPNQDDAKDASFWSVSGTAPLGSMENMSKVLETGSNLLPPINKGVTNVIRDITHHLFKLIKNIPDPNQNADSNASARKCSLKPPSNAAGIPFMRRHTESDFNSARCRSLDTLTRSNEAENDEVSKASLLSPRNRSCSVSLHKPQETSNNKLILKEDIGNINLVISTAAVSPPCIAPLQRQKTFDMDIECSSIEGEPRPSPPKISSSPVPMPQLCMSLGQISLQSEGRDLPFIDFLFKAKANLEHALFMLSNSPHGSNANLDDIFLKPDPPKNSLKISPGNNSRPGSSCSLPIQPASRNVDPHRSSVRRNVATSFRKSFDGTKLPADNKSTPTSRTLLQRRSFGGRLPSPKPVKEKVDTPRPGTSGIKSDPLRSRTIVTVKRRVSPIPKTSSSEFSRHNASLNTSGLKTLAVTNKLESNIASPKTLPGSTANKFGFIKKKA, encoded by the exons ATGGACAAGAGCGGAGCTGTTTCTATTTCAAACCGTAATTCGGCtcaacgaaaatttttccaatgg ATCTGTATCAAACCTGATGCCCCTGAACTGGCATGCTTCCTTCAGGCAATTGGCTTTCGGTTGCGAGAATTTGAAAGGCAGGAGGATAATAATGGCAATAATGGAACTAAAAATGATAccctgaaaataattatagaatGCGGCTCTTCAAAAATGAGAGCCGTGATGGAGCTAGAAGATGTTCGTTGTCAGTGCCCAAACCAGGATGATGCGAAGGACGCTTCGTTCTGGAGCGTGAGTGGCACTGCCCCTTTGGGGAGCATG gAGAACATGAGCAAAGTTTTAGAAACTGGTAGCAACCTTTTACCACCAATTAATAAAGGTGTCACAAATGTCATTCGGGATATTACGCACCACCTTTTCAAGCTGATAAAAAACATTCCAGACCCCAATCAGAATGCAGATTCAAATGCATCGGCTAGAAAATGCTCGTTAAAACCTCCATCTAATGCAGCGGGCATTCCATTTATGCGTCGACATACTGAGTCCGATTTTAATTCAGCAAGATGTCGATCCTTAGATACACTCACTAGAAGCAATGAAGCGGAGAATGACGAGGTTTCGAAAGCCTCTTTGCTTTCTCCTAGAAACCGTTCTTGCAGTGTTTCACTGCATAAGCCACAA GAAACTTCAAATAATAAGCTGATTCTAAAGGAAGATATAGGTAACATTAATTTGGTTATCTCGACTGCTGCAGTTTCCCCGCCATGTATCGCTCCTCTTCAACGCCAGAAGACTTTTGATATGGACATTGAGTGCTCAAGCATAGAGGGCGAGCCTCGTCCATCTCcaccaaaaatttcaagctctCCAGTTCCGATGCCTCAGCTTTGTATGTCACTGGGACAAATATCACTGCAGAGTGAGGGGAGAGATCTGCCTTTTATAGACTTTTTATTTAAAGCCAAAGCTAATCTGGAACATGCTTTGTTTATGCTGAGTAATAGTCCGCATGGCTCAAATGCAAACTTGGATG ATATTTTCCTGAAACCGGATCCACCTAAGAACTCCCTCAAAATTAGTCCTGGAAATAATTCACGACCTGGATCTAGCTGCTCTCTGCCCATTCAGCCTGCATCTAGGAATGTAGATCCACACAGATCATCCGTACGAAGAAATGTTGCAACATCTTTCCGAAAAAGTTTTGACGGAACAAAATTACCAGCTGATAACAAATCTACTCCAACTAGTCGAACTTTGCTGCAAAGAAGGAGTTTCGGGGGGCGACTTCCCTCACCCAAACCAGTTAAGGAAAAAGTCGATACTCCAAGACCTGGAACCAGCGGGATAAAGTCTGATCCTTTAAGATCTAGAACGATTGTAACAGTAAAGCGAAGAGTTTCACCCATTCCAAAAACCAGCTCCTCTGAATTTTCAAGGCACAATGCTTCTCTGAATACATCGGGTCTAAAAACTTTGGCAGTTACTAATAAGCTAGAATCGAACATTGCTTCGCCAAAAACTTTGCCTGGAAGTACTGCAAACAAATTCGGATTCATCAAGAAGAAAGCTTAA
- the LOC124210620 gene encoding uncharacterized protein isoform X1, with the protein MDKSGAVSISNRNSAQRKFFQWVGQWFYTGQAEDICIKPDAPELACFLQAIGFRLREFERQEDNNGNNGTKNDTLKIIIECGSSKMRAVMELEDVRCQCPNQDDAKDASFWSVSGTAPLGSMENMSKVLETGSNLLPPINKGVTNVIRDITHHLFKLIKNIPDPNQNADSNASARKCSLKPPSNAAGIPFMRRHTESDFNSARCRSLDTLTRSNEAENDEVSKASLLSPRNRSCSVSLHKPQETSNNKLILKEDIGNINLVISTAAVSPPCIAPLQRQKTFDMDIECSSIEGEPRPSPPKISSSPVPMPQLCMSLGQISLQSEGRDLPFIDFLFKAKANLEHALFMLSNSPHGSNANLDDIFLKPDPPKNSLKISPGNNSRPGSSCSLPIQPASRNVDPHRSSVRRNVATSFRKSFDGTKLPADNKSTPTSRTLLQRRSFGGRLPSPKPVKEKVDTPRPGTSGIKSDPLRSRTIVTVKRRVSPIPKTSSSEFSRHNASLNTSGLKTLAVTNKLESNIASPKTLPGSTANKFGFIKKKA; encoded by the exons ATGGACAAGAGCGGAGCTGTTTCTATTTCAAACCGTAATTCGGCtcaacgaaaatttttccaatggGTAGGGCAGTGGTTTTATACTGGACAAGCGGAAGAT ATCTGTATCAAACCTGATGCCCCTGAACTGGCATGCTTCCTTCAGGCAATTGGCTTTCGGTTGCGAGAATTTGAAAGGCAGGAGGATAATAATGGCAATAATGGAACTAAAAATGATAccctgaaaataattatagaatGCGGCTCTTCAAAAATGAGAGCCGTGATGGAGCTAGAAGATGTTCGTTGTCAGTGCCCAAACCAGGATGATGCGAAGGACGCTTCGTTCTGGAGCGTGAGTGGCACTGCCCCTTTGGGGAGCATG gAGAACATGAGCAAAGTTTTAGAAACTGGTAGCAACCTTTTACCACCAATTAATAAAGGTGTCACAAATGTCATTCGGGATATTACGCACCACCTTTTCAAGCTGATAAAAAACATTCCAGACCCCAATCAGAATGCAGATTCAAATGCATCGGCTAGAAAATGCTCGTTAAAACCTCCATCTAATGCAGCGGGCATTCCATTTATGCGTCGACATACTGAGTCCGATTTTAATTCAGCAAGATGTCGATCCTTAGATACACTCACTAGAAGCAATGAAGCGGAGAATGACGAGGTTTCGAAAGCCTCTTTGCTTTCTCCTAGAAACCGTTCTTGCAGTGTTTCACTGCATAAGCCACAA GAAACTTCAAATAATAAGCTGATTCTAAAGGAAGATATAGGTAACATTAATTTGGTTATCTCGACTGCTGCAGTTTCCCCGCCATGTATCGCTCCTCTTCAACGCCAGAAGACTTTTGATATGGACATTGAGTGCTCAAGCATAGAGGGCGAGCCTCGTCCATCTCcaccaaaaatttcaagctctCCAGTTCCGATGCCTCAGCTTTGTATGTCACTGGGACAAATATCACTGCAGAGTGAGGGGAGAGATCTGCCTTTTATAGACTTTTTATTTAAAGCCAAAGCTAATCTGGAACATGCTTTGTTTATGCTGAGTAATAGTCCGCATGGCTCAAATGCAAACTTGGATG ATATTTTCCTGAAACCGGATCCACCTAAGAACTCCCTCAAAATTAGTCCTGGAAATAATTCACGACCTGGATCTAGCTGCTCTCTGCCCATTCAGCCTGCATCTAGGAATGTAGATCCACACAGATCATCCGTACGAAGAAATGTTGCAACATCTTTCCGAAAAAGTTTTGACGGAACAAAATTACCAGCTGATAACAAATCTACTCCAACTAGTCGAACTTTGCTGCAAAGAAGGAGTTTCGGGGGGCGACTTCCCTCACCCAAACCAGTTAAGGAAAAAGTCGATACTCCAAGACCTGGAACCAGCGGGATAAAGTCTGATCCTTTAAGATCTAGAACGATTGTAACAGTAAAGCGAAGAGTTTCACCCATTCCAAAAACCAGCTCCTCTGAATTTTCAAGGCACAATGCTTCTCTGAATACATCGGGTCTAAAAACTTTGGCAGTTACTAATAAGCTAGAATCGAACATTGCTTCGCCAAAAACTTTGCCTGGAAGTACTGCAAACAAATTCGGATTCATCAAGAAGAAAGCTTAA